aagggtccacggagaagcaaccttgtctatcccaccatggccatcgcccatgaaggacttgcctcacttgggtggatcttcatgaagtaggcgatctccttgcccttacaaactccttggttcaactccacaatcttgtcggaggctcccaagtgacacctaaccaatctaggagacaccactctccaaaaggtaatagatggtgtgttgatgacgaacttcttgctcttgtgcttcaaatgatagtctccccaacactcaactctctctcaaagatttggatttggtggacagataatttgagtggaaagcaacttgggaaggctagagatcaagattcttatggttggattggaatatcttggtctcaacacatgagtaggtggttctctctcagaaaaaatggtagaagtgtaggcacgttctgatggcctctctacgaatgaagagtgggtggaggggcataaatagcctccacacaaaatctaaccgttacacacaatttaccaaactcgatgggatcgAATCataaaactcagtcagaccgattaagttcaaaatgtgaacgttaggcttttcggtgggaccgaaatgtcaacttggtgagactgatttcattagggttagggcataatgtaatctcggtgagaccgatcacataaactcggtaggaccgatttctgtaataggcaaacagagagttggtaaggcaaactcggtgggaccgaatcgctcatttcggtgagattgaaacgttacgaaagggaaaaggAGAGTTTGCATtacgaacttggtgggaccgatcgctcatctcggttggaccgaaacgttacgaagggaaatagagagtttgcaatcccatttcggtgagaccgagatccctatcggtgagaccagagTGACTagagtttctggcagtggctatgtcaagtgaactcggtggcgccagataaataatttcggtggggccaagtttggcttttggtttgggacatatgtggatatgagaaagtggttgagggcttttggagcatatcactaagcattttgagcaagcaagccattaagcaacacctcatccccttttaatagtattggcttttcctatggactcaatgtgatcttggatcactaaaatgaaaatgtagagtcttgagcttgagccaatctgtgtccttagcatcttgaggggtccacatttctaatccatgccatgccaatcattgaactttctgaaacgaccatcttaaaatagcattagttcaatgagctatatgttgttaggaattaccaaaaccacccagggatagttgcactttcaagttccgtcagcatgatggtgcgctgacggtgatgatgaagttactggcgcatggcttcacctaagcactacgaagatatgatcgaggtgtgtaactatggaggagggcaccgcatacggctaagagaagacttggtgtgtctttggggtgccctcctcccacgtatataaaggaggggggaggccggcggccagggaggaggcgtgccaggtgtggggagtcctactaggactccctagtcctagtaggattccctctccttttccttttccggagtagcaaagggggaagagagagaaggagcaggagagggaaaggggggcgcctcccccaccccttgtccaattcggattggcaaggggggcgggcgccacctcctggccggccctctctcttctccactaaggcccatgttggcccattaacttcccctggGGCGGTccgataacccccggtactccaaaacttatccgaaacttcccgaaaccattccggtgtccgaatgcaaccttccaatatatgaatctttacctctcgaccatttcgagactcctcatcatgttcgtgatctcatccgggactgcgaacaatcttcggtcatcaaatcacataactcataatataaatcgccatcgaacgttaagcgtgcggaccctacagattcgagaactatgtagacatgaccgagacacatctctggtcaataaccaatagcggaacctggatgctcatattggcttctacatattctacgaagatctttatcggtcaaaccgcataacatacgttgttccctttgtcatcggcatattatttgcctgagattcgatcgtccatatcatcatacctagttcaatctcgttaccggcaagtctctttactcgttccgcaatgcatcatcccgcaactaactcattagtcacattgcttgcaaggcttatagtgatgagcattaccgagagggcccagagatacctctccgatacacggagtgacaaatcctaatctcgatctatgccaactcaacaaacaccatcggagacacctgtagagcatctttataatcacctagttacgttgtgacgtttgatagcacacaaggtgttcctccggtattcgagagttgcgtaatctcatagtcagaggaacatgtataagtcatgaagaaagcaatatcaataaaactaaacgataattatgctaagctaacggatgggtcttgtccatcacatcattctctaatgatgtgaccctgttcatcaaatgacaacacatgtctatggtcagaaaacttaatcatctttgattaacgagctagtcaagtagaggcatactagggacactctgtttgtctatgtattcacacatgtactaagtttctggttaatacaattctagcatgaataataaacatttatcatgatataaggaaatataaataacaactttattattgcctctagggcatatttccttcatatggaCCCTCAACTACTGATTGGAGAGCATCGATTGTGCTCCGCGCATCGTTTATACCAACAACTTCATCATACTTGGTGAAGGATGGTTGGCACCTGTCCTTGGCCTGCTCGCGCAGTTGAGTTGCCTGCTTGACCGACATCTCATAGTGGCGTGGGGGACGTGAGATATGGTAAGCGTACTGTGAATTACCACGAGCGTTCTAAGCTCCATGCCCAAAAGTCTGGGATTCATCTAGTGCAGAGGGGAATACATAGTACATCAGACCCCTCCACTGAAAAATTCTTGCTTGAACAGGCCCCTTTAAACTTGCAAAATTTTCATAAAAAATATTCTTTCACCATATCTGGCACATTAGCCGGCATGGGAACGATATGCTTCATAAATTCTTCCCTTTGTGACCAGGTATGTTGCCGAATTTATATAAATGTCCCATCTCATATCTTTCATATCAAATCCTGAACAACCACATCTTGTTTCTCAACAACCCTCTCTAAATCTAAGAAGGTCGTGACCCAGGAGCTGCCTCCAAAATGTTGGAGTTTGGATAATACACTGCTTTCAAGTTTCTAGCCTAAGGAGTCATGATCTTGCAAAACATTTATGCCTGCCTTGCCAAAAAGCTAGATTAAATAATTTAAGATCATGGAAACCAAGATCTCACTTGAATTTTATGTCGTGTTATCACCTCCTAGGACACCCAACACGCTATTCGTTTGCCTTCCTTGCTCCCCATCATAATTTCTTTATCATGAATTTGAAGTTCTCACACAAATCTTTACCAAGTTTAAAACATGTCATTGAATAAATCAAGATAGATGGTGCCATTGATTTGATCAGAATCTTCCGATCGGATGCCCCTTGTAGGTCTAAATTCATCCAATCCAATCTTTTGCCATTATAAACATGACTGTAAACTGTAAAAGAAACTGAGTTTTTTTTTGAGACAGTATAATTTTTTTTGAGAAACTTTTGAGACAGTATAAATCACAAACTTAGCCCAGTCCTGCCCACCAGGCAATCTATCCCGTACTCCACTCGCTGTTGGGCCTCAGCCCGCCACGCATCCCACCCGCACGGCCTCGCCCTAGGGTttctccgtctctctctctctctctctctctctctctcccccgtttCTCTCCTCCCAATCGAATCGGAATCCATGGAGTCGTCGAGGTCGCGGAAGCGCACGCGTCAAGAGTTGGACAGCACCGGCGACCCGCCGCCGGAGCGGGAGGTGGTAATGATCCTATACTTTGATTATTATGCCTTCGATTAGGGCTCGGGCGTTCGGGTTATCACTAACTTGGATTTGGCCCTGCCGCCGGTGCTGCAGGTAGCAAGGGGTGGCGCGTCGCCGCCTTGGCGGGATGACGACCGCGACGGCCATTACGTGTTTGATCTCGGCGAGAACTTGACCCGTCGGTGTAAGCACCCGCGTCTTAGGCCTGTTGTTATCTCCTAGAGCTATTGTGCACGCATATAAATACTTATTTATGTTAATTTTGAGAAACATGGTGGACAAAGGCTTGCCAATGTGCACATAGTTTAGAAAAAAAAGATGGATAAAGACTTGTTTATGTATACATAATTTGTAACTACTGGTGGTAGGCACTGACAATTACTTGTCCTACTTGTTGTTTTTTAAATGGATAAGGTTCACCTCCACAACGTGCATGAATGATTGGATTGTTTTATCTTGTTGtatagaacttttatttctgctttGAGCTCAAGGGGATGATGAAGCAAAGTTCCCCTTTAAATTTTCAAATGTTATGTTTATATTAGCATACAAACTCGATTGGCACACGTGCTCCTTTTGACAATAGGTCTAAGTTGAAACTGGGAACACCTTGGTGATGTATTATTGTTTATTGAcaatctccttttttgcgatgcagATAAAATCTTGAGCAAAATGGGTGAAGGTTCGGGTTTCCTTCATTATGGTTTCTATTGTAGTTCTCATTTTTTTTGCTATTACTCTAATGTAGAGCGACACGAGTTGGATTTTCATAGGTACTTTTGGCCGAGTTTTGGAATGCTGGGACCGTGAAACACGTGAATATGTTGCAATAAAAGTTGTCCGAAGCATCCGGAAGTACCGGGATGCTGCAATGATTGAGATCGATGTGCTCAATCGCCTTGCAGAAAATGAGAGATACAGATCCCTGTTAGTGTCCCAACAAACATAATCTCTATAACCTTACTCTTAGCTATTTCTTACTTGATGAATGTTCTTTAATGGCCAGCTGTGTCCAAATTCAAAGATGGTTTGACTATCGCAACCATATATGCATTGTAAGTTTGATTTTCTTCTGTTCAGTTATGCAAGTTCTACATGTTGATTCCAAGTGTCAGTTATTACATTCACTTCCATCTCCTATAGCGCATTGAATTCCTGTTTATATGCCTTGTTTGTTAACAGTTAATTTTACTAGCCCTCTCAGTACCTCTTACTCGTGCAAAGTGAGATGCTCATGCTGGTACACATAACATGATAATGTAGTCGTAATAAGATTTGCATGCTTATAAAACAGTTGCTTTTCTTCGCTCTTTCCTCATGAAGGTTCCCTGGTATGGAAACAAAATAAAGATAACTTTATTCAATGGATATCAATGGTTTTGTCAGGTATTTGAGAAGCTTGGGCCAAGCTTGTATGATTTTCTAAAGAGAAATAGATACCAACCTTTCCCTGTGGAACTTGTGCGGGAGTTTGGACGACAACTGTTGGAATCTGTAGCATGTGTGTGATTGCTTGATTCTGCATATCCGTTCTTAACAAGTTTGGCAGTTGCAGATTCATTTTTCCCTTGCTTTCAAGTGGCATGCTTGACCATCTTTTCCTTTCTTCTAAAATAGATATGCATGAATTACGCCTTATTCACACTGATCTGAAGCCAGAAAACATACTCCTTGTATCTTCCGAATATATAAAGGTTCCAAGTTCCAAGGTACCTAATCTCGACCAATTTTGTGGTGAGCATCTGCTATTTTGAAATTAGGCATACGGTATTAGCAGTTATCTTGAATGATCACTTGGGGTTGTACAGAAGAATTCACAAGATGAGATACACTTCAAGTGCTTGCCAAAGTCCAGTGCCATAAAGCTGATAGATTTTGGTAGTACTGCCTTTGATAATCAGGAACATAACTCGATTGTTTCTACGAGGCATTACAGGGCACCTGAAATAATCTTAGGTAAATTGGTTGTTCTTCAGGTTTTCTTATGTTTCATCTTGTTTGAGGTGTATGTTTATGTGTTTTTAATTATATGCTTGTAAAGGAAAAAACAAATGTTGTTTATAATCCTAGGAATCCAAGTATGATACATGCCAGTTGATACTCTTGTTTATCTATACATAACAAAACTTATTTAGAATAGAAACTGCTTTGCCATTTCCAGAATAGTGTTGGTTATGTTAGATGTAATCCTTGTGTTATTTACTTAGCTAGGGAGTAGTACTGTAGTAGCCAGGTTGGATCGCAGCTTCTTTAATCGGTAAGTTAGTATATGCAGCTAGTAGTCAATTTGCTTTTTTGCATGCACTGGCAGCTGCTGGACTGCAGGGTCGGTTTAGCACAATGATGGAAGATAAAATGACAGTTCTACAGACATTCAATGATTGATCTTTTAACTTTTAACTACTGGTTGGTTATATAGAATGGTAACTGTGCATATCATATGCCAAGATTTTGGGGCATATGACAGTGTTTTATTTTGCTCGATTGTTTCTTTCCTAGGTGTTTTTGTACTTTTGCTTGGTAAGATCTTATAGATGGCCATCCACTTCTGACGATGGAAAAGGGTGTTTCTAAGAGGGGTATATTTACTgggttttatgatatagattagtaCTGTTGGTTTGTTACAGTCTAGTTTGGACATGCTCAGTAATTATGCCCTGAAGATTGCATTACATTGAAGGATTGATGTACTAGCTGAACAGATAGTATGGCACATCTTCGTCCTTGCAAAGTGGTCTGTCTAAAAATATATTCAGCTCTATATTTGATGGTTCTGGCCCTAACGAGACTAGTCTTGCATGAATAGTTATACAGTTGGGTATTTATTGGTCTAAATTGTACAGTGCCTTTTATATATGTCAAGCTGAAACCTGCACAATGATCCTCTTATTTTACTGTGCTGAACTCTGTTCTTTCTTTGTTGAATAAGAACTCATCTTTTCTCCTTTTTCCTTGTGGTTAGACCAACTGCTGTAGTAGTTGCTAATGTTTCTACTCCCAGAGGGGAATCGCGAGTTCTGATGTTACTGAATATTCCTTTGGCAGGCTTAGGCTGGAGTTTGCCATGTGATATTTGGAGTGTTGGTTGCATCCTCGTTGAGCTATGCTCGGTTAGATTGCTTGTGATGCCTGTCTTTCCTCTTTTACCTTGATATATGGTCCTAACCCTAAACATTTATAGGGGGAGGCATTATTTCAGACACATGAGAACCTGGAACACCTAgcaatgatggagagggttttgggacCCGTACCAGAGCACATGATACGGAAGGCTAGGTTCGTATTTATACCGTTAATTTGATTATCATTTTTTAATTTCTCGTTGAGCTATCATTAACAAACAAATTATCTCCATGTGTCCTGGAGGTCCAGGATTACTTTTAGAACCAAACCCTTTTTATTGGGCTTGTTTCTCATGAGAATGGCAGTATCTCCACTTGTATCCTGGAAGTCCAGGGTTTGAGTCAGTATTCTTATAAAAAACCAAAGGGAAATGCTGCCTAAGAACCTAATAATTCCCTTTCCCAGGCCCCCACAACACGTGGGAACTTTTGATGCTGGGATAACCTTTGGCTATATGTTTGagagtgatatatatatatatatatatatatatatatatatagggtcgcgctattcgtcaccctgggcgatgaatagttattcttcaccccccctctattttaccattaatacaccgtaattttacgttccgtaaggttTATTTTATTTTCGACGCAAAAaaggaccgtaagaaaatatataatcgccgtaaaaaatattttatgttacgtaaaattgcaaacgtaaaaacatagtgtaaaatatacataaaatGCATTTTTTCTGATCTTatcacctatatttttattttcttatgtcaaattttacgtagtgaatcaataggaatgtaactatttgtNNNNNNNNNNNNNNNNNNNNNNNNNNNNNNNNNNNNNNNNNNNNNNNNNNNNNNNNNNNNNNNNNNNNNNNNNNNNNNNNNNNNNNNNNNNNNNNNNNNNNNNNNNNNNNNNNNNNNNNNNNNNNNNNNNNNNNNNNNNNNNNNNNNNNNNNNNNNNNNNNNNNNNNNNNNNNNNNNNNNNNNNNNNNNNNNNNNNNNNNNNNNNNNNNNNNNNNNNNNNNNNNNNNNNNNNNNNNNNNNNNNNNNNNNNNNNNNNNNNataagttattcttcacccaaggtaatcttacgatcatttcataaataaattacgtttcgaattcaaatagttacattcctattgattcactacgtaaaatttgacataagaaaataaaaatataggtgataagacaagaaaatttgcagtttatgtatattttacactatgttttatgtttgtaattttacgtaacataaattATTTTTTACGGCGACTATATATTTTCTTACGATCTATTTTTACGTataaaataagacaaaatttacggaaTGTAAAATTATGGTGCATTGCTATTAAAATAGAggagggtgaagaataactattcctccttTGCACTAATTCTTCTGCATCAAATGTTTTGAAGAACTCTGGCACGTCCTACCTGCAAagaaatatttcttttatttttacgTGCAGTCACTTTTTTTTTGGCTGTGGTTCCCTAAATTCTACAGTTTATAGTTTTTCACTGGTTTGCTACTCAGAAGTAGTTTGGGGTTGCATCTCTTCTGTTACTGATTTATAGATGTTGCTCGTAAAGGTAAATTTGGCAAGCATCTGCTGGGATGTTTCTCCAGAACATATTAACATGTGGGGATGCCCTCCCAAAcatatactccctctattcctcttTGTAGTGCGCCATTGTGCGTAGCGCTTATACCAAGACGTGACCTGGCACTCTTATTTGGACAAGAATTACCCCTCCGTCTGCTCACTCTGCCACAGCACATGGCTGCCTGCTGCTGCACTCCGTGAACCAGGCGAGGGCTATTGTGGTCCAAAGCAGCTTAGGCGCACTACATTTCGGAATCCAGCCTAAAAGACTATACGCATTAgaatatggaatggagggagtattttttttatgttgtttCTGCTAATGCCACTTTctttaaaaaatattgaagaatATACATCATTATGTAAGCTTAAATAGCAACACTTAAGTTAATAATATGCTATTGAGTACTGCATCCAATTCTCTGTTTATTCTTGCATTTAATTTATACTCAGATGTCATTGTATTCCTTGGAATATGCAGTTCATCAGCTCAGAAATATTTTAGGCGAGGGACACGTCTAAATTGGCCTGAAGGTGCTGTTACAAGAGAAAGCATCAGAGCAGTCAGAAAACTACACCGGCTAAAGGTtttgattcccctgattattcctTTTTAGTTTTATTTGGTCATCCTTTTTTACCAATTTTCAAAGAACTTGTGCATTTTTTAAGCCAAAGTGGAAAAGCTGCAAAATCTGCAGTATAAGCCcaaacaaacagggccttagagcatctccaacaggcgctcaAAAAGAGCTCCGCACACTAAAAGTTTATTTTTTTGGGCGCCGGGCAGCTCCAACAGAAGCTGTAGCACTAAAAGTTTTTGGGCGCGCGCTGAAAAACGCTATCGCGCGCAGCATATTTTGGGCGCCGGATTGCGCGTGCTTCACAATTTGCACTGTCTGCTTTTTGGGCGTGCGTTTTTGGGCGCCTGCCAAAGCAAAGTTGGTACCGGCGCATTAAAAGTGCTACAGTGGCGCGCTATAACGTTTATTGGGCGCGAAATTTTTGtgcggccgttggagatgctcttacataaGTAACTGCACATGTATAGATAAGTCTTCTTTGGTTCTTCCACTGATTTGAGTCTATGTATGGTAGTGCATACTTGTAATTAATTCTAACACAGtttttcttgggctcgttggagtgcAAATACAAAAAGTAAATAAGTTCCAGTTATCCAGTCCGTTGGTAATTATATTTTTAGTTGTAATTAATCCAGAATATTTAGGTGCTGTGCTGCTTGCTTGTTGAAGTATTACTTTAATTCACGACTGAGAGAGTGGGGGAATGTAACCTACAATATGGAAATAACTGTATATCTTCAACTTCAGGACTTGGTCGCGAGAAATGCTGACCATTCAAAGGCATCGCTGGCAGACTTGCTATATGGTCTTTTAAGGTTTGAGCCTTCAGAGCGCCTTACTGCCCAAGAAGCTCTAGATCATCCATTCTTCCGAATTCCAGGTCCAACATGACAATTGGAAGATGCTTTGATTCCGCCGCTCGCCAAGAACAATGCCTGGAGAAGCAGCGTGCACAAAACCGAGAGCAGAATGCCTTTGGCTAATCTCTAGCATAAAGATGATATAAGCCGAGCTATGGTGCTTGTGGTGGTGGTGATAAGCTGTTGTTCCAGTCGCTCAGGTGTAATGTACAATAGCATTTTTCCTAGGGAGGTTAGTGTACTGGATGCGACCTGTACATTGTGAAGTTGCGGTGCACCACGGGTTGCCGTCTGAATCCTGGTTTTGTAATCGCACTACAATGATCACTGACCAAGGCAAGGCAGCCGTAAAGGAGGTGCTAGTATTTTGCCTGCCTGTGCTATGTTCTGTTTCTCGAGAAGTGTTTGACAGGGCTGAGAGTCCCTGCAAATTCAGACCATGCTGTTGAAAGTTGAAATTAATTCAAGTTGTATGTTTTTAACTCTTCAAAAAACTGAATTGTCGGAGACTTTGGAAAGCACTGTTCTGGGAATACATTTAGGGTGCTGTTACGCAACATGACTCATGTTGCAGAAATTTTTGCAAGATATTTCTTCTGCAACAGAGTTCTTGTTTCACTTTTTTTCAATAGAGGTCTTGTTGCAGTTTTGTTTTTCTGCAACAAAGGTCTCATTGCA
The Triticum dicoccoides isolate Atlit2015 ecotype Zavitan chromosome 3A, WEW_v2.0, whole genome shotgun sequence genome window above contains:
- the LOC119268290 gene encoding serine/threonine-protein kinase AFC3-like; translation: MESSRSRKRTRQELDSTGDPPPEREVVARGGASPPWRDDDRDGHYVFDLGENLTRRYKILSKMGEGTFGRVLECWDRETREYVAIKVVRSIRKYRDAAMIEIDVLNRLAENERYRSLCVQIQRWFDYRNHICIVFEKLGPSLYDFLKRNRYQPFPVELVREFGRQLLESVAYMHELRLIHTDLKPENILLVSSEYIKVPSSKKNSQDEIHFKCLPKSSAIKLIDFGSTAFDNQEHNSIVSTRHYRAPEIILGLGWSLPCDIWSVGCILVELCSGEALFQTHENLEHLAMMERVLGPVPEHMIRKASSSAQKYFRRGTRLNWPEGAVTRESIRAVRKLHRLKDLVARNADHSKASLADLLYGLLRFEPSERLTAQEALDHPFFRIPGPT